In the genome of Acanthopagrus latus isolate v.2019 chromosome 4, fAcaLat1.1, whole genome shotgun sequence, the window GGGCTGCTGGGTAGAGAGCAAAGATGGGCAAGACATGGGAGAGACTGTTAAACAGGGAGCTTGTGACAAAGGACGCTTATGTTCGTTCACTTCTTAGCCCAAGAGGGCCAGGTATCATTCTCGTTCTCAGGTGAAATCTGTGCGTTGCGTAACTGTGTTGCAGGACACGTAAAAATAGACGCGTTTGTCAGAAAAAGGGTTTGACTTCTTGGTGAACTGTACGTGCACGAAAACCGGGCAAAAGCGAATGATGATAGAGGTGGTGAAACGAGGTGTGTGTAGGCAGGAGAGGTGAAACCATTCAGGTCCATTATCTAAACCCATCTGAAAGGCCTGTGCTGACAAGATCCGCTGGCCAAGAACCACTGAGAGCCCCCGGAGCCTCTGTGGATGAGAGTCAACACTCCTCACAATTCAGCCTTGTTAGGAGCTCTATGAAAAGAGCCCTTTATTATCACTTCATCCTCTCCGGCTTCACCTGTGTGAAGATGTTATTAAAGGATTGCATTTCCAGCCGGCGAGAGATTGATAACACACCCACCAACTTTGTCTCAAAGAgcgtgaaaaaaaacaccaacagatTAACCCGACAGatctcggggaaaaaaaagttttgagtcGCTGGAGAGCCCCGACCGCAAGACACAAAAATAgtttgctttgatttgtttttttaaaaggatcCAAATGGTTTAAGTCTTGTGGTTCAACTCATTTAGTCTATCTCTCATCATCTTTTTAGCATCGGAGAGGCACATCGCACTCCTCCCAGCCATTTATAACCTATAATTAAACACAGAAGCGATTTCCCTCGCCGACAGCTTGCTTCCCATTGGATGAGAGCGCAGTGCTGCTAAAAGGGAACCCAAGCAATGTTAAAATGGGTGACAGGAGTGCAGTGAAGCAAGACACCTCCAGAGACCacgcagagaaagagagtgaacaTGTGAGAGAGTTGACCTTCACAGGGGGGCAGGACGAGTACACAGGCCTCACTCTCAATTACCTGATACTTCCACGTTGAGAAATACAACACGCCGGGACGTTTCATAGGATTGCGGACATACGAGTAAAcccacacattttcacacacaccggcaacatgcacacacacacacagaaacatgcacacacttgaCACTTGCCTAAAATTGCAACACTTACATGTCGCTCCGACCCACTGGAGACCAGGAGGAGAGCATTTTGTTATGTCGGAAAAGGAATCCCATCGCTGCTTCATCTGTTTCCAGAATCCTGCAGACTACTTTTCCTTTTTACAACCAAAGTGAAGTCCAGCTATCTCATTTCTTTAAGGTGATCAGAGGATGCacagaaaaactgacattgtTCCCAAAGGaagtctttgtctctttgtattACACATCCGCACTCAAATACACATgttttttgaggtttttttttttttgctcctcatTGGCTGAATTTTAGCATCGCTGCTCATAGCCAAGAGGTGCTCCTGATCCAAAGTCATAGTGAGAGGAGGTATTAGAGGCTTATTGGAGACAGAGAATGGTTTTGGCACAGTGGGAGCCATGATTGGTTCCACAAATGGCTAATCCACAGACATAAAGATCATTGTGCGAGCACTGGATCTGTTGTCATTATTGCAAGGGAAAGGCAGGGATTGGTTCCCTCCTGGGTTTTTGTTCAACCAAATCTCTGCTGCTCCGGTAAGTTTTCCTTTTGGTGAAGTGTGGATAGATACCGTATACCCTCCAGCAATTTGTTTTAACAGAAATTACCATTTTGATATGAATCAGGACTAGTGGGAATGATTCTTTTTgtatcacaattttcattttcacttaaaaaaagacatgttttctagagaacaagatttgtaggccaggacGTCTCTGCAGCCCTACAGCACTTCATTCAAATACAgtttcccacacatacattGTACTTTAGCGGTCCACCCAGCTATATCTACAGCCAAAGGATATTTGGTGACGAGTTTTAgcattttatattgtttttttttcatccatccGAGATCATTTAACAAGGGCACAATCTGCCCTCGCTCTCTCATCTATTGTCAATCACACATCATCAGCAGACAGAGATACGCTCTCTGGTGTAACATCCCTCCTGTAAATGCACCGATCGTGATGTGACCGGTCCTAAAGTAGGCCTACTTGTGCCATTTTGTTGTGCAAACTCCACCTGGTTGTTTGTGATGTCATTCGGTGCATGCTGCTTCTGATCGGCTGCATACAGTAACCAACAACAAGCTTCCTCCACAGAGAGGTCACCTGTTTTCATGACAATGGAATCGTAGGTGAGAAAAAGCCTAAAGAGGAGGTTTGTTCTTGGGCGACTTTATTAAATGTATTGCTGATGAAGAACGTAGATAACATTGCTgggaaggagaaacagaaaggagaggCAAGCCAACtggttttgtcacacattttgtctttatcttggatattgcacttggccatattgcAATTTTCTACAATATCCTTGATTTATCATGTagcacttctctctgcttgTAAATAAAAGCCTGTTTCTTGTAAATATCAGGAAACTGGAGCAACAgttctcctctgcagctccgcCACAAGTCCTAATCTACATCTTGCTTTAGTGTCGGTACAGTTACTCAAATATGTGACATCACCGGCTGCCATCTGGGACACATTCAGTCAACCTAATTTCTATATTGGTCCTCATCTCTTCTCACATAGCCTACATGAGGGTCCTTGGTACAAGTGTCTAATTCACTCCACGCTAATAAACCTCCATATTTCTGGTGAGGGCACAATTAGAGACCATTCACTGTTCGGCATGTGTTAGAAGATTATGTAATGATTTATGATTTTCAGACTCAGTCTGTAAAAAAAGTGGCTGTCAGTCAACATGTTGTATTAACAACTGCTTCTTTGGAAAGAAATCTGTGATACATTTCACACGATATGTGAGATATGAGCTTCAAATAACTCTGTTCATTAAATTCATAGAGGATTCAATATGTTTGAATACCTTTCACTTCACTGTGCAACTTTTTCCACTGCACAATGAACCAAATTCTCCAGAAGAAAATCCTGTTCGCTCTTTCTGAATTCATGTAAAATTCATTTCTGCATTCGTTTCGATACTAGCTCCACTTTAGCTCACAGGGATTGTTTATAGAGAGACACAGACGCAGACTGAACAGTTGTGACAAGTCGCCTACCTGTCACAACTGTTCAATCTGTGTGTATTGATTCAGGTTGATGTTGTcgaaataaaaacagcaggcTGACCAGTAAGAAAGTAAGAACAGAtaacactgtctgtctgcaaaTCAAGCATGCAGCTCTAAACCTGCCCTCAGGTTAAGATGACTCATTCAGCATAGAGTCGCTTCAGGGATATTAACAGTATCAGAGAAACTGTGAGCACTGCTTACATGAATTTTATGTCTCTGTTAAAGGTACCTTGTGGAGTTTTTGACAACTGGTAGTGTTGTAGAGCAATGCTACAGAGAGGCTCCCTGAGTTGTTATTATCTTGTGTATGTGCAAAGGGAAGCATTTGCATCTGCATGTGTACACGTGATGTGATTCACAACAGTAGTGTAGCTAGAAATAGCAATTTAGGTGGGCCTATGGGATGTAAGGTGGGCAAGAACCAAAGCGAAAAGTGATATGTAGATCAACCCTTACAGTTTTTTTAGTCtttaattttagatttaattaaaacattattaacaGTATTTGCAAACTGTCAGTTTAATACGTTGCATTGATAGCAGCGCTGGTTTTAATTATCTTGGCAACATCCGACCTCCCAAGAAATAAGGAGGTTGGATGTAAAATACAACTTTATTTCTAGAACAATTGTTGCAGCAATGCCCACTCACTAAACATCTGCACGTTCGTCTTTTGGTCTGGTTGATCCGTAACAGTTACAGCAGCTCAGTTTTAGGTTAGAGGCGCATCCTCGGTGCTGGTTTCCGATTTTTCCCGGGACAGCTCTTTACTGAGTGCCATTATCAGCTCCTCTTTCTAGATGCATAGCCTCTGAAAAACTTACgaagtttgttttcacatgtttgaCAGTGAGTGTCAAGGCGACACAGTCCAAGCAACTCACTGTCCCACCAATCAACAGTTGGTGGCAGTACTGAACTAAgaaatgcagcagcagatgtagCAACGAAGGCGCCAAGCAAGAATGAACATGGATCTATAGTCTATATGGATAAATGAATGATAAAAACTTAACATCTGTGGTTGATTAATCAACAGTAACTGATGACAGTCTGACCTGAGCCTGGGCTGAACTATCATTCAGAGCTTTTCGGAGGCCCTGACTTAGTCCCCTTCGCAGGTTCTGCCTTTGAATGCTGTCCAGCCTGTTTCTTCTCACATAGATGGAAACAACTAAGAGAGatatggagacagagagacagacagagggacagaagaggaagaaacccAGACAGACAATGGACAAAACAAGTTAGAGTGGGTATGACATTAAACTTAATTTCAAGGCTGTGGCAAAAGTTTTGTTTACCTGTTTTCACCCACAGTCTCTCTGTGATGTTGCACTGCTGCGGCGGAGCCTCTGTGGTGGTGGtaaagggggaaagaaagacGGCGGTGGCCCCCCTGGGAGGACTCGTTCGGGGGACGGGCGGCGTGAACGTTCTCCTGCTGGTTTGAGTCCTGATGGTTGTGGTGGTCGTCGTCCTCCTGGTCACAGTTGGGGGTtgtggtgtggtggtggtggtggtagacTGCATGGTTCCGGTGGTGACTCTGAAGGAAGGCGTGGTAGTGGTGGGGCTTTTAGTTCTGGTGTTGGTAGCTACAGTTGTGGTGGTAAGCGTGATGGAGGCTGTTGTGGTGTCCTGTCGCGGGGGCAGAGGTGATACCTGAGATGTCCTCTCGGTGGGCCCGGCAGAAAGGGTAattctgactgactgagaggGGGCTAGACTGACCACTTTTTCTTTGGGGAGAGTGAGCGCATCTACTCGCGATGTTCCAGCTGCTAACTCATCCATCCCCGTCTCTGTAGGGGCGACAAACGTCTCAGTCAAGGTGGGACTTGGTGATGGGGATGGAGATGTGACGGGTACAGACATGGATGGGGATGCAGTGCCTGGGTGCATGGATGGTTTAATGAACAACACTGTACCAGGATGTGATGTCAATGATGACAGTAATGATGAAGACACTGAAATGAAGGGTTCCACATGTAAGGAGGCTTTGATACCGCTGTGTGACAGTGACGAACTCCCAGAAGACGATGGTGGCACCAGCTCTGTTGGCAGAGTTAACTCACTCAGTTTCCAATCATTCGTCTTATTGATAGTTTCGGAGAAATCGAGCGGGGGGTTGTTTGTGAGAGCGGCATCAAATGCAGAGTCAAGAGAGTCAACATCTGCCAGCGGGGGGCTGTGTCCGCTCTCATACAAAAACGCAAGAGAAGAAGCTTGTGAAGCTGGTACAGAGGCAGTAGTTATGTGAGAGAGGGGCAGAAAGCCATCTGAACCTGATGGTGCAGCAGTGTTTACAGTTGCTCCTCGCTGTGCAGGAGCAGATCTGAGATGAGCTGGGAACAAATTCACACTCTGCTCTTTATATCCTGATGTGCCTTTAACATATTGAAACGAGGGATGCTCTCCATCTGAATACGGATCACTGGCGACTGCAGTTGGATCGGTCAAATTCAATCTATGCACATTACGCTCTTGTCCGCCTTCCAGCTTCGGGTGTTCATGTGATGGTCCATCTGCTTGTAAATTAGATTTCGCCCTATCAAAAGCAGTAGATGTGTTTTCTAATTCGGAGGCAGCGCTTTGAAAAGGCACTGGTGGCTTGGTGGTTTTCCACTTTGTATACGGTGCCATTATTTTTGTGCCAAAGCTGAAAATAGCCCTGATTGTTTCACTGCTGTTTCGTCCATCACTTGAGGACATAGtggcagcagaggaagcagTGGAAGGAATGGCTGTTCGTCTGCCTGAATAAAAATTTGATTTATGGCCTCTCGCGCTAGTGATGGATCCCTGAGAGTGAGAGGCAGAGTTTGTCCTCGGTGTGAGGATGATGTCAAGccaggaagatggaggagactCGCCCACGAGTGTCGCAGCATCTTTGCGAGAAAGACCTTTAAGACTTTCCGATGCAGCATCAAAAGGTAGTGGAGAAAAAGGGTTTTCAGTGGGAGACCCTTCGCTAGAGCCTTTAGTCACCACAAAGAAACCCTCTGTTGCCATAAAAGATGGAAACTGTGTTGTGAACTGCACTGATGGAACACCCTTCTTGTTAAACGCAGTGTCGCTTATTAGAGTCAACTGATCAAATAAAGGAGAAACTGAAGTCTTTGCAGTATTTCCGTGGAAGCTCTCAGCAGGGCTTTTTCCATGTGTCACTGGAAAATCAGAGGCTGGTGATGTTTTACTGCTTCCTGCAACTGTTCCCACCTCAATAGTGGAAGGTGTGCTATAGCCAGCTCTATCAGATTTTATGATGTGAGCAGAGATTTTGGTGGAGGACCCTGTCTGGTGAGATGCTGTATAAACGTTTTGGGGATATGTAAGTAAGGATTGTGTTTGAAAGGGGCTTTTTGAGGAGGTTGTTTGCATCGATAACGATGCTTTGGCTTGATCTGAAAAATTAACCTCACTACTAGCTGACAGGTCCATGTCATGATGAGTGTTCTTGTGGTTTGCGCTGAGAGATAAGGGTGATAAGTACGTTGGCCGAGTGGTTTCATGGGTTATATGCTTTGTTAACCCAACTGGTAACACTGAACCAGAATGAGATGCTGTCCTACTGTTTGATGGAAATATCATTTTTGCAGTCAACCATCCCGTGGGCTCCTGAGCGACGACCTCAGGGGACCCTGCTTGTGTTAGAATTTCTTTAACTTTTATGACTCCATTACTTGGCAAACGCAGTGAGTCTGATTCTGATGTGGAGGAGGTAATTGTGCCTGTTCTGGAGATGGAACCGGCGGTTGACTCTGGCCTCGGCTGCAGGAGCGAAAGTGAGTTATTCAGGTGAGCTTGAGCGGAAATAGTTTTGAGCTCTGCTTCTGCTATCTCTCCCTGGTTGTAATTTATATTGATGGCAGGAACTCTGGGGCTGCCGTGACCCGCTGCCATCAGTAAATCACCAGGATTAGATGCATGCTCAGAGGACGCCGTGCCAGAGCGGATAGGTGTTAGCTCACTGATTGCACTTTCGGAGAGAGACATTTTACCTGGCGGAGTCTGGGaggaaactgtaaaaaatgatCCGCCGGGTCTCAGCGTCATTGCTGGTGATATCGTTGGATTTACAACATTTGAATTGAGAGGCGACATGATTGCATCTCTAGCGCTTTTGTGAACAAAAGTCTGACTATCCACATATGCTGTTTGACTTAACATCTGCTGTGTGACATGACTGGAAAGTGAATAGATTTTAGGAGGCGCAGACAGCAGTGCCGATGTGGGATTTTGTAAAGCTCCCTGCTGCCTCTGAACAGCTTGACTCTCTTGATTGGTGGGAGATGAGGTGCTAATTTCAAGATTATTGGCCAATTTAGAGTCCATACCTATGTTCCAAGTTCCAGTGGGTCCATGTAAAATGTCTAAAAGATGGCTAGGAGGAGAATATGATGCATGTGTGCTGGTTGCTGGTGTCTTAATTGCTTTTGTGCTCGCACTCCTGATGTATATGCCACTAACTCCATGGATTTTATCCGCTGGTGTGTAAAATGAGTGTTTTGTCACTTCACTGCCCTTTTCGATGCTGGTTTCGCTTGAAAAGTCGGTTGTTGTGCTTTTCAGTCCTGGTGTAACAGCTGTTACAGCTGAACGAGTGCTTGTTAAACTGTCGGGCCGGCCCCGAGACCCTGCTGGTGATAATGTTACTGTTTCAGTCTGAGGGACAGGACTGGATGCAATCCTTTGACTTTGAGGTGGAGAAGCAGCCTTGGTTGTCCACCCAGCAGAAGGTGGTAGAGACAATAGAGACACTAAAGGCGATAACAAAGAGGAGGTGGATGGAGCTGAAGTagacactgatgatgatgataatgaagaaGATGATATTGTCAGTGTTGGAAACAATGAGACATTCCTGTTTCCATCCAAAAAGGACACATGTGATGGTTCAGATGTGGTGGATGTCAGACCTGAGCTGGCAGGGAGGATCCTATCCCCCGCAGAcgacgatgaggaggaggacatctCTGAGCCCTGGCTGGAACTATGTGAAGGCCATTGGGTGGTGTGGGTCACGTCCCTGGTGATAGTTGGCAAGGTTCGACTTTGATCAAGGCTCACCGGATGTTTGACAGTTCCTGCCATGACAGTTAAGACAGAAGAAAAGGCCGGCTGCCCCGACAAACCCTCCCCTTCAGACTCTGAGTCACCATCCGGATGGACGACTGAGAAAGGCACCTCCTCCGCCACTGACAGGTCAGCCAATGGATGAGCAGGAGCAGCTGTGACTGTGGGGTCGCTTTGCAAAGACGAGGAGCCGGAGGCATCATAGGTGGGTTTCTCTGttaacaaaagaagaaaataaagaacagattaatattttttaatatcagtCACTTAATAACATCTCTTTTTTCGATATCTTAACTGAAACATTGTAAAGTTAATCTGGTTACATGTACTCCCCTAATCAAGGTTGGCCTGGTTGTGATAAACCCTCTATGAACAGTGTTTATTCTTTCTGTTTGGTATTAACGCAGTTATAATTGCAGGCGATCCATCACTTTCACCAATCCATCAAGTCTGTCAGATGACTGATGtataaaaaacaatcagaaagggtgccttataaaaaaaaaaaaaatgtcagtctgTGACAGACATCGTGTTGATGCTCTGTCCTATTAAGTGGCAGCGTGAAAAATCAGATTGCCTGAGCAGTGTGCATATTCATTCAGCCTGCGTGTCAGCACAGAATTACCTTCTCTAAACATGACAGATGAAGCCATTACAGAGAGCCAGGTATGTCACACCACCATGTAAGACACCTGATTCAAACTGTACACATTAGCACATGCCGGGGGTTGTCAGCAGCAACGCCGATAGTGTTAGATAAGCTGCCAAAGTTATAGcctaataataaacaataaatcgATGATCAGGTACGATGTTTTTAATTGACTGCAGAGCTATAATCGTTTTAACCTATGTGCCAAGGTGAAAGCAAATCAGAAAATAGTGCTCACGCAGCAGGCTTGGAGGTGTAAACACATCTTTCTAATAGTCACAGACAGCACACCAAGGGCAGACATTTATGTATTcccaacagagagaaaaagaggcaaTCTTCAAAGTGGAACAAATGGAATTATTCAAGAGATGGCAGCTGTGTGCTCAAGAACAGTGAAGATAACGCTACTTCGGAAAACACACAATGGACTCATGTTCCAGTCTTTTTTGTGAATTTGCAGAAATCATGGctcagtgtgagagagagagagagagagagagagagagagagagagagagagagagagagagatggaggttTACATTACAGGAGCTATCATGACGACGCTCTCGAGGGGATTAATGCACCAAGGCGACGGCCAACATGGAGTTGCCTCTCATCCATTCCCGtcctgtcctctgctctgattCCCCACGTATCCTCGACACATCCGTATAGGGGTTCTTTTATCCATTTATGAAGCTTTGCAGTCCTGTCACACCTCCCCGCCCCCGTCAGCATGTTTCCCCTCCTGAAGTGAATCCGGCTAGCACCCACATACAACTCCTTCAGTGTTGAAGGGACACGTGcgggatacaaaaaaaaaaaaaaaaaaaaaagagcttcgGGGCAAACAAATACCTGGACTGCATGAGGATACCACTCACAAATCGTTTGTTTTGTCCAAGCTCGCTGAAAGAAAATACTTTtatggtacaaaaaaaaatcacagaattgTCCAGCGTGTACTCTGAAAATTAATGAGCCCCTCGCGTCCATGTTATTGGAATTACACACATGACGATGAGCCTGAGGCGTTGTGTACTCACACAGCTGGAACTGCAGAGCTATctggaaaacatttattctCTCCTCAGATATTTGCCTAACCATGACATGAGAGCTGTAATAGGATCTAATACCTACAAATTCAGTTAAAGTTCCAGGTCACTAACTCAGAATGTGTTCTTAAATGTCACCAGTTATCCCGGAGAATTGCCGTAATGcttttaataatttgttttcagAGCAATAAATCTCTGAATTTTATTAACAGTCTGGCTACATTAATTTCACAAAGACACTTTCCTTCATGCTACATAAATGATCCCACCTAATTCCTTTTCTTCAATAAATCTCTAATGTGCCAAAATGTGATTAGTGAAATCGCTTCACTGCAATTCTTAATCcattcttaaaaaaataaaaaataattaaaaagggtgatataaaacagagagtgggaggaggggggatgtATTTCTGTATTCACAAAAGAGCTCTAAGACAACAAAGGATATTTGTCCTCCTGCTTCAAGGCCACTAAaaggtcagtcagtcaaacCACCTGGTCATCAGAATGAAAGAGGACTTCCTGCCCACAACCCCTCCCGCGGCGTTCCTCTCGTAACGTGCCCGGTGGCGACAGGAATCTGGGTGCACGGGACGGAGGCCAGTCCAAGCGGAGGTGCGGGGTCCGCCTGCAGTTTGCCACCTGCTCTCACAGAGCCGAGCATATGGGAGGATTTTTTAACAATGGACGAGAGGACGAGGTGTGCAGATATTCGGACatggtgacagagacagagagcgatgAGAAAGGGTGGGGAAAGGGGGAATCGCATTAACCCACCAAGGCCAGCAGTTTGTTACAAGTGATACAGGATGAGATGATTGAATTTGCAGTGCAAGAGTTATTAATCTTCATGATTCCTCATATTGTCGAGCTTCAATCTTGAAGGCGGATTATAAGAAGATGTCATATTACTACAAGGAAAACTAAATTAGGGGTATTAAGTCAACAATTGTGATAATCAATGAAGAGTTTCAGTCATCAATCAAGCAGACATGGCAAAATCTTGGCCtcttggttggacaaaacaaagaaatcttaATATGCAATCTCTGGACTTATGTTGGACCTACGTAGCAGGTGCACCAGCACGTAATTCAGGTGCACCCAATAGTTTGCTCTTAGTTCTCGACACATTATATAAATGATTGTGaacatgaatatttttcttCACATAAATGACAGCAGGAAGGACaagaaatgacaaaagaaataaTCTGCTAAACTTCTGGCCATGACATGAACACgcaacacattttttgacacATATGCGATCAGAATAGTTGCAACAGAGTTGGAATACGCTCATATATAAAAGCTGTATGTGATGATGTATAGGCAGTGTGGAATAAGGTgatttggtttttttggggttttttttttcaaactttaaagCCACTTTATGGGAACTTAACGGAAACCAGTGGTtgacaaatgtgtttgatgaaacaacaacaaagaaaatcaactAGCTGTTCCTCAACCTGTGGCTGTTTACGACTACAGAACCTCCGCGTACGCGACCGGAggctgagacacaaacaggcGGCGCTGCGTGAGTGGACGACAGAACAGCCGACGGCCGACCTGTCACTGTCACTCAAGAAGCAAAGCTCGAGTTAGCAAGTCCAGAACTAATGCAGGTCGGAAGAAAAATGTTGCCGTTTGGCAATATTTAGCCTCTGAGGCAGACGCAGACAGGTGCTTCAGGAAGGGAAGCAATGCTACAAACATCAGAAGGACCGACAACCTGACCTCTTCACAGACTTGAGAGAGGTAATAATGTTCCCCTGAGCAAGCTACTGTGACGTTAGCAGTTCAGGTTGCCAAATTTACCCTGCGGGCTCAGCTAATGTTAACTGGCTAGCTTGCGCACTTACCATTCCCGTTACAGTCACAAGGAGGCTAAAGCTAATCATGTTCACAGTGAGAGCTGTGGTTACACATGATAACACAAAGGCATCTGAAATTAGTTCGACTTTGTTCTTTATTGTCCATTGTCTTGAATttcctctgggatcaataaagtatctatctatctatctatctatctatctatctagctatctatctaACAGCACGCTATTCCTTCTAAAGTTACTGACCCGCTAATCTAATGTTTCTGTCCTCGTCTGTTTTCGGTTTTCTTGTTTGTTCGGCAGCTTGTCTTCCAATTTTTCTCTTACAGTGCTAACAAGAGGTATTTTTgtattgaggtttttttttgttttttttgtttttttttttgctagcaTGGTATCAACTTTTTCAGAGTAAAATTCAGGCATGTGAAAACATCAGCTTTGATAGCTGATGAAATGGTAACCTGCATTAAGAAGCTAATGCACCCAGCATGgatgacccaaaaaaaaaatgtttggttttggtACACTTAAGTCGTCAAGTGAAAAAAGCTACATGGGCTCTACAAACCTTCTGCAATCTGCACCGCAAACCACAGACCTCATTTCCACActcatttctccctctgcagccgGCACTATCTTTGAGCTACCAGGACACAGACATGACACCGCCGgggctcctgctgctccacacaaATTATACACCGCTTCTTCCTTTTTCGCTTtgagctgtttttgttctcttatGTGCTGGAAATGGTAAACAAGAGAGCGTAATTCAATAGTGAGGTGGATGGGACCCTCGGAGCGGAGGGGACAAACGTAAGGAGCCTGGTCGACTGCTTCCGAGGAAGTCCCTCCTATgtcttttttgctgtttgtggAAGGTGGCAGCATGTACGATTGCTCAGAGCTCTTTATTGCCGTGTCCAAATTATAACCAGGAAATTCAGTGTTGCCGTGAAGGGAAGCCTGGGAGGAGAAGCTtgtgactgaaaaacagaattttaCACATACCCATATTGCACATAGCCTCCAGGGGTTTCTGTCTGTGCTCGGAGGCGTCATGTCTGTGCAGGGCTGCAGGAGCGGAGTGGATGCATTGCCAAACACTGCTAAGGTGACAGTATGgatggggagggaggatgtCGCACACAGCACTAcgcttttttctttcctttttttttttcagggggtGCAAACAGCACAGCAGGCTGAGACACGCATCAGCTGTCTGGAAATCAGCCAGGCGGACACTTAACCCTGCAACCACGCAGTGACGAGTACATGGTATTAAAAGAGATGTTCATTCAGTCTTCCGCTTATTTATTAGTCCTGACAAGGAGGCTACAgtatgtttggttttgtttttggtttttttgggtCCTGCTAGACTAATGTCGGTGgccaaaaagacaaagaaacatcaCTGGTGGTTGGTGTGATT includes:
- the kiaa1549lb gene encoding UPF0606 protein KIAA1549 isoform X2, whose translation is MAPGLRSGRRIGHPKVVVGAGEPGGCPPRRTDAGGEGRCSRTRWRAGAAGMLPNCLLSAGMLLLLVRCALAAEEKPTYDASGSSSLQSDPTVTAAPAHPLADLSVAEEVPFSVVHPDGDSESEGEGLSGQPAFSSVLTVMAGTVKHPVSLDQSRTLPTITRDVTHTTQWPSHSSSQGSEMSSSSSSSAGDRILPASSGLTSTTSEPSHVSFLDGNRNVSLFPTLTISSSSLSSSSVSTSAPSTSSLLSPLVSLLSLPPSAGWTTKAASPPQSQRIASSPVPQTETVTLSPAGSRGRPDSLTSTRSAVTAVTPGLKSTTTDFSSETSIEKGSEVTKHSFYTPADKIHGVSGIYIRSASTKAIKTPATSTHASYSPPSHLLDILHGPTGTWNIGMDSKLANNLEISTSSPTNQESQAVQRQQGALQNPTSALLSAPPKIYSLSSHVTQQMLSQTAYVDSQTFVHKSARDAIMSPLNSNVVNPTISPAMTLRPGGSFFTVSSQTPPGKMSLSESAISELTPIRSGTASSEHASNPGDLLMAAGHGSPRVPAININYNQGEIAEAELKTISAQAHLNNSLSLLQPRPESTAGSISRTGTITSSTSESDSLRLPSNGVIKVKEILTQAGSPEVVAQEPTGWLTAKMIFPSNSRTASHSGSVLPVGLTKHITHETTRPTYLSPLSLSANHKNTHHDMDLSASSEVNFSDQAKASLSMQTTSSKSPFQTQSLLTYPQNVYTASHQTGSSTKISAHIIKSDRAGYSTPSTIEVGTVAGSSKTSPASDFPVTHGKSPAESFHGNTAKTSVSPLFDQLTLISDTAFNKKGVPSVQFTTQFPSFMATEGFFVVTKGSSEGSPTENPFSPLPFDAASESLKGLSRKDAATLVGESPPSSWLDIILTPRTNSASHSQGSITSARGHKSNFYSGRRTAIPSTASSAATMSSSDGRNSSETIRAIFSFGTKIMAPYTKWKTTKPPVPFQSAASELENTSTAFDRAKSNLQADGPSHEHPKLEGGQERNVHRLNLTDPTAVASDPYSDGEHPSFQYVKGTSGYKEQSVNLFPAHLRSAPAQRGATVNTAAPSGSDGFLPLSHITTASVPASQASSLAFLYESGHSPPLADVDSLDSAFDAALTNNPPLDFSETINKTNDWKLSELTLPTELVPPSSSGSSSLSHSGIKASLHVEPFISVSSSLLSSLTSHPGTVLFIKPSMHPGTASPSMSVPVTSPSPSPSPTLTETFVAPTETGMDELAAGTSRVDALTLPKEKVVSLAPSQSVRITLSAGPTERTSQVSPLPPRQDTTTASITLTTTTVATNTRTKSPTTTTPSFRVTTGTMQSTTTTTTPQPPTVTRRTTTTTTIRTQTSRRTFTPPVPRTSPPRGATAVFLSPFTTTTEAPPQQCNITERLWVKTVVSIYVRRNRLDSIQRQNLRRGLSQGLRKALNDSSAQAQVETVFGSPNMTVAYHVTGGDIVYPPSVVQEGLDSYGRDKLIADLRQYLPMVTALPLPVALWRSSPATGFQLKTVLQFVGAGDDPRSCRFSQMMEQRLEKVFSEAQAKVLNTNSRLSVQMLSVSQAAASPAVSLVYTVRNGTVFLNGTTASNLLGQLSAELVGYFLFYPPLIIAEPMEYHNLNTSVATRDFWVITVIQDVDNASLEGQYQSFASLMEQRLAELFVLAGQQGTRFRRATAVGSFTVQMVSIRRVSGSKNPAEMTYYVQHNGIPLSGTSAAKVLNTVDSQTMALTLGYFVQLQAEPVVKNPPNNLWIIAAVLAPIAVVTLIIIIITAVLCRKNKNDFKADAIGNLNPRAKMAYRRDVGYYHQPVQGFDYAKQHLGQQGGDEETLPASQDTLVMSLQIRDTPHSLEKALQQDGTANKRSLTSDKHKSKLPSEDGSVISNESEKPNSGRGLTVLKVTAQQKLTKEETRKRDDPYDTSSGSLQLISIKPVVAQPNYSHPASSDRSQDSAIVNGEVNLALKQKSDIEHYRNKLRLKAKRKGYYDFPSTDGSSSGRAVAQRQRHGHERAAGEHGRPLEPDDERGSTYVKSHRRHSQVGQTAYRSRQSLSSPSPGGTEMDLLVMRERPRRGIRNSGYDTEPELIEETNVDRLMGPRGYMYGRGLKGHSETSTLSSQPSIDEVRQQMHLLLEEAFSLASGGQSTSGRHSHHHHHPPPDHYSHAPPPLPYADVVTSAPGTMSCGRGGLQWVPSYGAEVYQCSLPKPAFHFTQLPEMAVGSPPPLPPRTGPPPGTSLRRSTSDLGPKGRSSETSVTEMQSQHDNNPYGPTTRAALPSITAEQPVSNYSGNPITAVYAIPATRPGYSEYFVSTPPTSYHSPSWMSYPPEPEDVPPQWADSLPLPGYVEAFPHPRYPQGSPTRLPLQYNPALEQPPTAPSTASQQSLPQVVKDMDSMPLSSLSTSALVQAIRQEVAKLAKKQNDVFEF